In Exiguobacterium sibiricum 7-3, a genomic segment contains:
- a CDS encoding methyltransferase domain-containing protein, producing MPTKQMTRPKDEIRAAYYDQLGVQFGKKVRSRIHWIIRETKGSQILDIGCSGGLVPILLGREGKQVVGIDVSPEAITESRNALEKEARSVKELIQFEEENLMTFSTSQRFDTVLMTEVLEHIGEPERFVQKACSFLKPGGRLVVTVPFGVNDYADHKRTYYLRHLLEQLTPYGTIDRLERMDKWLGVIVTLHEEKQPVRSMTNQEIDWLETAFEAIERMHLTEIVRLKNQQKKWEQKQLKQQVNEQEYAELSSEHERLLQQVTEQEETIALLAQQYQLVLERYEGALVSNLDVLEANTQWKLKYRSLANSKLGKIAVRYWKFRRKLKQRRARR from the coding sequence ATGCCGACAAAACAGATGACGCGACCAAAAGATGAAATCCGTGCTGCTTATTATGATCAACTCGGAGTCCAGTTCGGAAAAAAAGTCCGGTCACGGATTCACTGGATTATTCGCGAGACAAAGGGCAGTCAGATTCTCGACATCGGTTGTTCAGGAGGGCTCGTCCCGATTTTACTCGGTCGTGAAGGGAAACAGGTTGTGGGAATCGATGTCTCACCGGAAGCCATCACAGAGTCGAGGAATGCACTGGAGAAAGAAGCACGTTCGGTCAAAGAATTGATTCAGTTTGAAGAAGAAAACCTGATGACGTTTTCGACCAGCCAACGTTTTGACACGGTCTTGATGACGGAAGTTCTCGAGCATATCGGCGAACCAGAACGGTTTGTCCAAAAAGCATGTTCATTCCTGAAACCGGGTGGACGGCTTGTCGTAACGGTTCCGTTTGGTGTCAATGACTATGCCGACCATAAGCGGACTTATTATTTACGTCATTTGTTAGAGCAATTGACACCCTATGGAACGATTGATCGATTGGAGCGGATGGACAAGTGGTTAGGCGTGATTGTGACGCTTCATGAGGAAAAACAACCGGTCCGCAGTATGACGAATCAAGAAATAGACTGGTTGGAAACGGCTTTTGAAGCAATCGAGCGGATGCATTTGACTGAAATCGTTCGATTAAAAAACCAGCAAAAGAAATGGGAGCAGAAACAGTTGAAACAGCAGGTCAACGAGCAGGAATATGCGGAGTTATCATCAGAACATGAGCGGCTGTTACAACAAGTGACCGAACAAGAAGAAACGATTGCACTGTTGGCACAACAGTATCAGTTGGTCCTCGAACGGTATGAAGGAGCACTTGTGTCGAATCTGGATGTCTTGGAGGCGAATACACAATGGAAATTAAAATACCGATCACTGGCAAATTCAAAGCTTGGAAAAATCGCCGTCCGTTACTGGAAGTTCCGACGAAAGCTCAAACAAAGACGGGCCCGGAGATGA
- a CDS encoding glycosyltransferase, producing MSGQQFKKAVMKQLQWVREEKQRLQSESKASVASIERLQKLPVLTMKTGIRPNTSGRPSTTTAYHEQSNSGLLQEIAYADIPLQSGTRYFEQRPLEVAIVCSEFMYAYYQDALHLHYVNPATFEEVFEKPIDLFLVVSSWKGLHGDDWKGVATPTSKKRARLMEMIRQVKAKEIPVVFQSTEDPSNFERFSGVAKEADYILTSDEAMIPEYQVLCGHDRIEATTFGVNPIIHNPIGATRSRKKHVLFAGSWMAKYPERVKDTEMLFDGVLRSDHTLDIVDRNYQLNLPDYHFPERYVSRVAPSIPYETLQQVSKCYDWVLNLNSIKYSKTMCARRIYESQALGNLILSNYSIAVNNDFPNVFTVHDHQEAQAILERTTEDDVKRLRAEGIRSVMSSHTVYDRIDQMTRLLKLPVQPLQRKLLVVLRHVTPELNRMIEHQTVTPDWIYREEDLTKELYGQTDLVAVLDGAESYGEYYLEDLVNGFKYSDASIVRKTARDEVPFVIREEQGQPVGSMIWRADFSYEQFSEGKMTGKTLLLDALEWNEQGKSSAVETPVLSVVVPIFNNGYHLTYKCFASLKRMERFDETEIILVDDGSTDRMTLQAIDRLARRHGNVVTYLFPTGGSGSASRPRNKGVELARAERIAFLDPDNEVLSDRYAELLSELDHDPTLDFAVGHMKKLAEKTSIIALPKVRKEGRKVCEQPKTYLLENRFSVQSIQALVVKKSFLQEHQLEQVVGAVGQDSLFFQEMMLHADRVLLVNRVIHYYYAAVAGSTVNSLTVRFFERSVVREKARAEKFARYGVLDAYKETRFEHFFEHWYLVKLRYCSDKDFGPSVALLRMIIAFYEPMTLTNPLIRRFVELADKKQTDAIQALLLEEVR from the coding sequence GTGAGTGGACAACAATTTAAAAAAGCAGTCATGAAACAACTTCAGTGGGTACGCGAGGAGAAGCAACGGCTTCAATCGGAATCAAAGGCAAGTGTTGCTTCCATTGAACGTTTACAGAAGCTCCCGGTATTGACGATGAAAACAGGAATCCGACCAAACACTTCCGGACGTCCTTCGACAACAACGGCATATCATGAGCAAAGTAACAGCGGATTGTTACAGGAGATTGCGTATGCAGATATTCCCTTGCAAAGCGGAACGCGTTATTTTGAGCAGCGACCACTGGAAGTCGCCATCGTCTGTTCCGAATTCATGTATGCCTATTATCAAGATGCGCTCCACTTACACTATGTCAATCCGGCAACATTTGAAGAGGTATTTGAAAAACCGATTGACCTTTTCCTGGTCGTATCCTCATGGAAAGGACTACACGGAGACGACTGGAAAGGTGTCGCAACGCCGACCTCCAAAAAACGGGCCCGTCTGATGGAAATGATTCGACAGGTGAAGGCAAAAGAAATACCCGTTGTTTTTCAATCGACAGAGGATCCAAGTAATTTTGAACGTTTTAGTGGTGTGGCCAAGGAAGCGGATTATATTTTGACATCAGACGAAGCCATGATTCCGGAATATCAGGTGTTATGCGGGCATGACCGGATTGAAGCGACGACGTTTGGGGTGAATCCAATCATCCATAATCCGATTGGCGCGACACGCAGTCGAAAAAAACACGTTTTGTTTGCCGGCAGCTGGATGGCAAAGTATCCGGAACGTGTCAAAGACACTGAGATGTTATTTGATGGTGTCTTACGTTCCGACCATACACTTGATATCGTTGACCGCAACTATCAGTTGAATTTACCGGATTATCACTTTCCGGAACGTTATGTCTCGCGTGTCGCACCGTCAATTCCTTATGAGACATTACAACAAGTCAGTAAGTGTTATGACTGGGTATTGAATTTAAACAGCATTAAATATAGTAAAACGATGTGTGCGCGGCGAATTTACGAATCCCAAGCACTCGGAAATCTGATTTTGTCGAATTACAGCATCGCCGTCAATAATGATTTTCCGAACGTGTTTACTGTCCATGATCATCAAGAGGCTCAAGCGATTTTAGAACGGACGACCGAGGATGACGTGAAGCGGCTCCGGGCAGAAGGGATTCGTTCCGTCATGTCGTCCCATACCGTGTATGACCGGATTGATCAGATGACACGTTTGCTGAAGTTGCCAGTCCAACCGTTGCAGCGGAAACTTCTGGTCGTCTTACGCCACGTGACACCGGAACTAAACCGGATGATCGAACACCAAACCGTAACACCGGATTGGATTTACCGCGAAGAAGACCTGACGAAAGAATTATACGGACAGACCGATTTAGTGGCAGTACTCGACGGGGCGGAGTCATATGGAGAGTACTATCTTGAAGATTTAGTGAACGGATTTAAATACAGCGATGCAAGTATTGTCCGTAAAACAGCCCGCGATGAGGTACCGTTTGTCATTCGGGAAGAACAAGGCCAGCCGGTCGGCAGTATGATCTGGCGTGCTGATTTTTCCTATGAACAGTTCAGTGAAGGAAAGATGACAGGAAAAACACTGCTTCTTGATGCACTCGAGTGGAACGAGCAAGGGAAGTCATCTGCTGTTGAAACACCGGTTTTGTCCGTCGTCGTGCCGATTTTTAATAATGGATATCATCTCACATACAAATGTTTTGCCAGCTTAAAACGAATGGAACGATTTGACGAGACGGAAATTATCTTAGTGGATGATGGATCAACAGACCGTATGACTTTACAAGCGATTGATCGTCTCGCGCGACGACACGGCAACGTCGTAACCTATCTGTTCCCGACAGGCGGAAGCGGCAGTGCGTCACGCCCGCGTAATAAGGGCGTCGAACTGGCACGTGCCGAACGGATTGCGTTCCTGGATCCTGATAACGAAGTGTTGAGTGACCGGTATGCCGAATTATTGAGTGAACTCGATCATGACCCGACACTCGATTTTGCAGTCGGACATATGAAAAAGTTGGCAGAAAAAACAAGTATCATCGCCTTACCGAAAGTTCGGAAAGAAGGACGGAAGGTCTGTGAGCAACCCAAAACATATTTGCTCGAGAACCGTTTTTCCGTTCAAAGTATTCAGGCGTTAGTCGTTAAGAAGAGCTTTTTGCAGGAACACCAGCTGGAACAAGTCGTTGGTGCAGTCGGACAAGACTCATTGTTTTTCCAAGAAATGATGTTACATGCGGACCGTGTCTTACTCGTCAACCGAGTCATTCATTATTACTATGCCGCAGTAGCGGGTTCGACCGTCAACTCCTTGACAGTTCGCTTCTTTGAACGCAGCGTCGTCCGGGAAAAGGCCCGGGCTGAGAAGTTTGCACGTTATGGTGTCCTGGATGCGTATAAAGAAACCCGTTTCGAACACTTTTTTGAACATTGGTATTTGGTAAAACTTCGTTACTGCAGTGATAAAGATTTTGGTCCGAGCGTCGCGCTTCTCCGAATGATTATCGCTTTTTATGAACCGATGACATTAACGAATCCGTTGATCCGCCGATTCGTTGAACTTGCGGATAAAAAACAGACCGATGCAATCCAAGCATTGTTATTAGAGGAGGTACGGTGA
- a CDS encoding NADP-dependent oxidoreductase, translating into MSEQQIVLANRPDGRPTRETFRYEKIELNELQTDQVLLETLYISVDPYMRGRMNDSRSYSQPFELDAPIQGGVVARVIESKTDTLEVGDIVVGMLDWATKLVVDAKQVRKIDASLAPVSTALGVLGMTGMTAYFGLLDIGNPQPGETVVVSAAAGAVGSIVGQIAKIKGARVVGIAGSDEKIQYLKEELGFDEVINYKTEQIGEALDRTCPDGIDVYFENVGGEIGDAVLNRLNPFARIPVCGAISGYNEKTDVGPRVQSKLIMSRARMQGFLVGDYAKRFKEAAEQLGQWVSNGELKYEETIFEGFDQVPDAFLGLFDGSNTGKLLVKL; encoded by the coding sequence ATGTCAGAACAACAAATCGTATTAGCCAACAGACCGGACGGACGTCCGACACGGGAGACGTTCCGGTACGAAAAGATTGAACTGAATGAGTTGCAAACGGATCAAGTCTTGTTAGAGACGCTTTATATCTCAGTTGATCCATACATGCGGGGACGAATGAACGATTCCCGTTCTTATTCTCAGCCATTTGAACTGGATGCACCGATTCAAGGAGGCGTAGTCGCCCGTGTCATCGAATCAAAAACGGATACACTCGAAGTCGGCGACATCGTCGTCGGAATGCTCGATTGGGCAACAAAATTAGTCGTGGATGCCAAACAAGTCCGTAAAATTGATGCATCACTGGCACCTGTCTCAACGGCACTTGGTGTACTTGGGATGACCGGCATGACGGCTTATTTCGGATTACTGGATATCGGGAATCCACAGCCCGGTGAAACGGTTGTCGTCTCGGCAGCAGCCGGAGCAGTCGGCTCGATTGTCGGACAAATTGCTAAAATCAAAGGTGCACGGGTCGTCGGTATTGCGGGAAGTGATGAAAAAATTCAGTATCTCAAAGAAGAACTTGGATTTGATGAAGTCATCAATTATAAAACGGAACAAATCGGAGAAGCCTTGGACCGGACGTGTCCGGACGGAATCGACGTCTATTTCGAAAATGTCGGCGGGGAAATCGGTGATGCAGTACTCAATCGTTTAAATCCGTTTGCCCGTATTCCAGTCTGTGGAGCAATTTCCGGATACAATGAAAAAACAGATGTTGGTCCACGTGTTCAATCCAAATTGATCATGTCACGCGCACGGATGCAAGGCTTTTTGGTCGGAGATTACGCTAAACGTTTTAAAGAGGCGGCGGAGCAACTAGGACAATGGGTCAGTAACGGTGAATTAAAGTATGAAGAAACGATTTTTGAAGGGTTTGATCAAGTACCGGATGCGTTTCTTGGACTGTTTGATGGTTCGAATACCGGAAAATTGTTGGTCAAGTTATAA
- a CDS encoding PTS transporter subunit IIC encodes MKTTSKRFDRQFGIHVLNGLSIGILVALIPGALLGELAKALLPYFSPAQHIIDSTALAMRLLPMVIGVAVAMQFKTSPIETTSIGLATVVGSGVASRTDTAGYLFVGTGDVINAGLTAAIATALVLWIGNRFKTYTVLVIPTLIIVGAGGIGVLTYPYVTKITASIGQLITHFTVLQPVLMGITLAVTFSVLIVSPLSTVGIATAISLSGVAAGAANLGVCAAGFGLAIAGWQANSRGTSIAHFLGSPKIQMANFIRNPIMILPVMCSAAVLGGLAGVLGVQGTPFSAGFGMSGLIGPINALHLMTGGWTWGNISVVFGLFIILPILLCLLFHHLFRRFRPWTNHEQYRLDFD; translated from the coding sequence ATGAAGACAACTTCGAAACGGTTCGACCGTCAATTCGGAATCCATGTGTTAAACGGTCTTAGTATCGGGATTTTAGTTGCACTTATCCCCGGCGCCTTACTTGGCGAACTCGCCAAAGCCTTGCTTCCGTACTTTTCTCCCGCCCAACATATCATCGACTCTACCGCGCTTGCGATGCGTTTGTTACCGATGGTGATTGGTGTCGCCGTAGCGATGCAGTTTAAGACGTCTCCCATCGAAACTACCTCGATTGGTCTCGCGACTGTCGTTGGATCAGGTGTCGCAAGCCGGACCGATACAGCAGGTTACTTATTCGTCGGCACGGGGGATGTCATCAATGCCGGACTAACGGCTGCCATTGCAACAGCTCTCGTACTGTGGATTGGCAATCGGTTTAAAACGTATACCGTCCTCGTCATTCCGACCTTAATTATCGTCGGAGCAGGCGGAATCGGTGTCCTGACCTATCCTTATGTCACAAAAATCACTGCCAGTATCGGTCAGTTGATTACTCATTTTACAGTCCTTCAACCTGTGTTAATGGGCATCACTTTAGCCGTCACCTTCTCTGTCCTGATTGTCTCACCGTTGTCGACTGTCGGAATCGCAACTGCAATCAGCTTATCCGGTGTTGCCGCCGGTGCTGCCAACTTAGGTGTTTGCGCAGCCGGTTTCGGACTTGCGATTGCCGGTTGGCAAGCGAATTCACGAGGCACTTCCATTGCTCACTTTTTAGGATCTCCTAAAATCCAAATGGCAAATTTCATCCGAAATCCCATCATGATTCTGCCAGTCATGTGCAGTGCGGCAGTTCTCGGCGGACTGGCTGGCGTTCTTGGTGTTCAAGGAACACCGTTCAGTGCCGGTTTCGGCATGTCAGGCCTGATTGGTCCGATCAATGCGTTACATTTAATGACCGGTGGTTGGACATGGGGCAATATCTCGGTTGTCTTCGGACTCTTCATCATTTTACCGATTCTTCTTTGTCTCTTATTCCACCACTTATTCCGTCGTTTCCGTCCATGGACGAATCATGAACAATACCGGCTCGATTTTGATTGA
- a CDS encoding HAD family hydrolase — MAVILFDIDGTLIDSTNQMTEAIHLAMEDMPHLVKPSKESVQSSYGLAGNAFWRKAIPDASEEDIRAIRKKRHHHLEQTMAGQDVLFDGIREMLETLTKQGHIVSTASNCGVHYLNLVLDSQNIRSYFTSPKCLESVQGKQKADILAAHRDEFGAVEYLMVGDRSSDVEAARIQQMRVAICRFGFGTEQEWNSADYQLETPMDVLKYV, encoded by the coding sequence ATGGCAGTGATTTTATTTGATATCGATGGAACATTGATTGATTCAACCAATCAAATGACAGAGGCAATTCATCTGGCGATGGAAGATATGCCGCATCTTGTCAAACCATCAAAAGAGAGTGTTCAGTCCAGCTATGGTTTGGCAGGAAATGCTTTTTGGAGAAAAGCGATTCCGGATGCTTCAGAAGAAGACATTCGTGCGATTCGAAAAAAACGTCACCATCATCTAGAACAGACGATGGCGGGACAGGATGTTTTGTTTGACGGGATTCGTGAAATGTTAGAAACGTTGACCAAACAAGGACACATCGTTTCGACAGCAAGCAATTGCGGCGTTCACTATTTGAATCTAGTGCTCGACAGTCAAAACATTCGTTCGTATTTTACAAGTCCAAAATGTCTGGAGTCGGTTCAGGGTAAACAAAAAGCCGATATTCTAGCAGCCCATCGAGACGAATTCGGTGCGGTCGAATATTTGATGGTGGGAGACCGTTCATCGGACGTCGAAGCTGCACGAATCCAACAGATGCGGGTTGCGATTTGCCGGTTCGGTTTCGGAACGGAACAGGAGTGGAATTCGGCTGATTATCAGTTAGAGACACCGATGGACGTATTGAAATACGTATAA
- a CDS encoding DedA family protein — protein sequence MAWHSWIESYGYFGMMLTLMFPFLPSEVPLAYAGYLVHTTQFNLIIMLIVSVLSFVISQNIFFTIGRLGSDRLLARVFKWFRISETKMNQFQRQMDTRGRFILLLSPMWRMGFAIGAGLTGVSRLTFTIATTISFFAWSAFFIWGGKKLGHGMMGRHHELHHYTPWLIGLLVFGAGYIYFRKKTLMKKQNAFKK from the coding sequence ATGGCTTGGCATTCGTGGATTGAATCGTATGGCTATTTCGGAATGATGTTGACGTTGATGTTTCCGTTTTTACCGAGTGAAGTACCTTTAGCTTATGCGGGCTACCTGGTACATACGACGCAATTTAATCTCATTATCATGTTGATTGTCTCAGTACTCAGTTTTGTGATCAGTCAAAACATCTTCTTTACGATTGGTCGGCTCGGAAGTGACCGCTTACTGGCCCGTGTATTTAAATGGTTTCGGATTTCTGAAACGAAGATGAATCAGTTTCAACGTCAAATGGACACACGCGGACGTTTTATCCTGTTGTTGTCACCGATGTGGCGGATGGGATTTGCCATCGGGGCCGGATTGACAGGTGTTTCACGGTTGACGTTCACGATTGCCACGACAATTTCCTTTTTCGCCTGGTCGGCCTTTTTCATTTGGGGCGGGAAAAAACTGGGGCATGGTATGATGGGGCGGCATCATGAACTCCATCACTATACACCTTGGCTCATCGGGTTACTCGTATTTGGAGCCGGATATATCTACTTCCGGAAGAAAACGCTTATGAAAAAACAAAACGCTTTTAAAAAATAG
- a CDS encoding YkvA family protein, with translation MDLSNQKLETEQEKYADEAKAYINQPKKTNSMLKRAIDKINKNSSLSVVFSPVRLFVDMVRSYQSGEYRNIRRTTILKVIGALIYLVSPIDLVPDFVLGFGFADDIAIVLFVTKTVFEELTRFSDWQDEQQKASTQPLQSEDAY, from the coding sequence ATGGATTTATCAAATCAAAAGCTCGAAACAGAACAAGAAAAATATGCAGATGAAGCTAAAGCGTATATTAATCAACCTAAAAAAACCAATTCGATGCTAAAACGAGCAATTGATAAAATAAATAAAAATTCAAGTTTATCAGTTGTTTTCTCACCGGTTCGCTTGTTTGTCGACATGGTTCGTTCTTACCAGTCAGGTGAATATCGAAATATTCGCCGGACGACGATTTTGAAAGTGATCGGTGCGTTAATTTATCTCGTTTCTCCGATTGATCTGGTCCCTGATTTTGTACTTGGATTTGGTTTTGCGGATGATATCGCCATCGTTCTGTTCGTGACAAAAACGGTGTTTGAAGAATTGACACGTTTTAGTGACTGGCAAGATGAGCAACAAAAAGCAAGCACGCAACCGCTCCAAAGTGAAGATGCGTATTAA
- a CDS encoding SDR family NAD(P)-dependent oxidoreductase — MNHINHTVIITGAANGIGATLAKSYAKEGASVILADIDQMTGDDLASEIEADGGTAYFYHLDVQDEQDVNLLIDKAIEHTGRIDILINNAGIMVRKPLLELSLDEWDRVQHTNLRSIFLTTKAAAPYLKKNPAGGRIVNLASTRAFMSEPDTESYAATKGGIVALTHALAVSLGPDRILVNAIAPGWIETGNYHELSPEDHSQHPAGRVGKPEDVARAALFLTNPDNDFLTGETLVLDGGMTRKMIYEE; from the coding sequence ATGAATCATATCAATCATACTGTCATCATCACAGGTGCTGCTAATGGCATCGGAGCTACACTTGCCAAGAGTTATGCCAAGGAAGGTGCATCGGTCATTTTGGCCGACATTGATCAAATGACGGGTGACGACCTTGCATCGGAAATCGAAGCTGACGGCGGAACCGCTTATTTTTATCATCTGGATGTTCAAGATGAACAAGACGTCAACCTATTGATTGATAAAGCCATCGAACATACCGGCCGGATTGATATCCTGATTAACAATGCCGGCATCATGGTTCGTAAACCGTTACTTGAATTATCGCTCGATGAATGGGACCGTGTTCAACACACCAACCTGCGGAGCATCTTTTTAACAACAAAAGCCGCTGCTCCTTACCTGAAGAAAAACCCGGCCGGTGGACGGATTGTCAATTTGGCCTCCACCCGTGCCTTTATGTCTGAGCCGGATACGGAATCTTACGCGGCTACTAAAGGCGGGATTGTCGCATTAACGCATGCTTTGGCCGTTTCTTTAGGACCAGACCGAATTTTAGTCAATGCGATTGCCCCCGGCTGGATTGAAACCGGAAATTATCATGAACTTTCACCAGAAGATCATAGCCAGCATCCGGCTGGACGAGTCGGAAAACCTGAAGATGTCGCCCGGGCTGCTTTGTTCTTAACGAATCCTGATAACGACTTTTTAACGGGAGAAACATTGGTTCTCGATGGTGGAATGACTCGGAAAATGATTTACGAAGAGTAA
- a CDS encoding murein hydrolase activator EnvC family protein codes for MKSSLKQTLGLSLMTMTLLFSPLVHPVGAASSYKEKQQQNHKQQSKQKQALSKTTAQLSKAQQKVYALDQQINGLTLQVVENQQKIDRNRKQIKRLEQKIDALREKINKQEKMLGDRLAVRQSKADEDPLLEAVFGAKDVGDMISRFNAFNTIAESDASLLKDYEQNKHQLALAQKELKQTRVDLIDDRTLLKQKQRELTAEKIKRTTLLKRLKTEKRSIETNILSLKDAAAQLKAQEAAARSAARAARLAEKQAAAQSAQPASVTKASTKVLSKATGKFIKPAAGSISQGMGAASGSNGYAYHNGIDFAGPLNSPVVASASGTVIQASSGGPYGNHVYLSHSIGGKTYTTVYAHMNSLTVKQGQQVKQGQQIGNLGSTGNSTGPHLHFEIHDGGYQYNANGRTNELNPSDFF; via the coding sequence ATGAAATCATCTTTAAAGCAAACACTCGGTCTGTCCCTCATGACGATGACATTACTCTTCAGTCCACTTGTCCATCCGGTCGGAGCGGCAAGTTCTTATAAAGAAAAACAACAGCAAAACCATAAGCAGCAGTCAAAACAAAAACAAGCTCTCTCGAAAACGACAGCTCAATTGTCCAAAGCCCAGCAAAAGGTCTATGCGCTTGATCAACAAATCAATGGATTGACGTTACAAGTCGTTGAAAACCAACAAAAAATTGATCGAAACCGTAAGCAGATTAAACGATTGGAACAAAAAATCGATGCCTTGCGCGAAAAGATCAACAAGCAGGAAAAAATGTTGGGTGATCGGTTAGCAGTCCGCCAGTCGAAAGCAGATGAGGATCCGCTTCTCGAAGCTGTTTTCGGTGCCAAGGATGTCGGAGATATGATCAGCCGGTTTAATGCTTTTAATACGATTGCTGAAAGCGACGCTTCTTTATTAAAAGATTACGAACAAAATAAACATCAATTGGCACTTGCTCAAAAAGAATTGAAGCAAACCCGTGTCGATTTGATCGATGATCGCACTCTTCTAAAACAGAAACAGCGTGAACTAACGGCAGAAAAAATCAAGCGGACAACGTTGCTGAAGCGCTTGAAGACAGAAAAACGTTCCATCGAAACAAATATCTTGAGCTTAAAAGATGCAGCCGCTCAATTGAAAGCACAGGAAGCTGCTGCCCGTTCAGCTGCTCGAGCTGCACGACTAGCAGAAAAACAAGCAGCCGCGCAATCGGCGCAACCTGCTTCTGTTACAAAAGCAAGTACAAAAGTCCTGTCAAAAGCAACAGGAAAGTTCATTAAACCTGCTGCCGGTTCCATTTCACAAGGAATGGGTGCTGCCAGCGGAAGTAACGGATATGCGTACCATAACGGGATTGATTTTGCGGGTCCACTGAATTCGCCAGTCGTTGCTTCCGCCAGCGGAACTGTCATTCAGGCAAGTTCAGGCGGCCCTTACGGTAATCACGTCTACCTCTCTCACAGCATCGGCGGAAAAACGTATACGACCGTTTATGCGCACATGAATTCTCTGACCGTCAAACAAGGTCAACAGGTGAAACAGGGACAACAAATCGGTAATCTTGGAAGTACCGGAAATTCAACCGGTCCCCACCTTCATTTTGAGATTCATGACGGCGGTTATCAATACAATGCCAACGGCCGGACAAACGAACTGAATCCAAGTGACTTCTTTTAA